From one Rubrobacter xylanophilus genomic stretch:
- a CDS encoding YidH family protein, with product MRSEIPEGETLSREHLANERTFLSWIRTGMNMVGAGILLGVLAGALRFFPAAFPTGWATDGSRNRDLALFGIALVVFGALMELVAAVRFVRYGRSIRRGRLTPTWPVYLLVALGLALMGAACTIYAVVS from the coding sequence GTGCGGAGCGAGATACCGGAAGGGGAGACGCTCTCCCGGGAGCACCTGGCCAACGAGCGGACGTTTCTCTCCTGGATCCGTACCGGGATGAACATGGTCGGAGCCGGCATCCTCCTCGGTGTGCTGGCCGGCGCGCTGCGGTTCTTTCCGGCCGCTTTCCCCACAGGGTGGGCGACGGACGGTTCCCGAAACAGGGATCTCGCCCTCTTCGGAATCGCCCTGGTCGTCTTCGGCGCCCTTATGGAACTGGTGGCGGCCGTCCGGTTCGTCCGGTACGGCCGCTCGATCAGGCGGGGACGTCTCACCCCGACCTGGCCGGTTTACCTGCTCGTGGCGCTGGGGCTCGCCCTCATGGGAGCCGCCTGCACGATCTATGCCGTGGTGTCGTAG
- a CDS encoding glutaredoxin family protein produces the protein MSKVVVFTTSSCPWCQRAKRYLRERRVPFKEVNVERDPEAARDLVRKTGSTGVPVIKIGNKWIVGFDRPRIDQELARRAS, from the coding sequence ATGAGCAAGGTAGTAGTTTTCACGACGTCGAGCTGTCCGTGGTGTCAGAGGGCGAAGCGGTATCTACGGGAGAGGCGGGTTCCGTTCAAGGAGGTGAATGTGGAGCGGGATCCCGAGGCGGCGCGGGATCTGGTACGCAAGACGGGCTCCACGGGGGTGCCGGTGATCAAGATAGGCAACAAGTGGATCGTCGGTTTCGACAGGCCGCGCATAGATCAGGAGCTGGCGCGCAGGGCCTCGTGA
- a CDS encoding YidH family protein — translation MRFFGKGGSNGAYRPGRDAEVREHLANERTLLAWVRTGVGLISVGFVVERAGALASATPGGRQTAAASEIFGLALVALGCLTLVVGAVQFFRNRRMIMAGVFEPRSTPYMIVVAGSLLLAAAFVLYSVS, via the coding sequence ATGAGATTCTTCGGCAAAGGCGGCTCGAACGGGGCCTACCGTCCCGGCAGGGACGCCGAGGTGCGGGAGCACCTGGCCAACGAGCGGACCCTGCTCGCCTGGGTGCGAACGGGCGTCGGTCTGATCTCGGTTGGCTTCGTGGTCGAGAGGGCCGGTGCGCTGGCGTCGGCAACCCCCGGCGGCCGACAGACGGCGGCGGCTTCGGAGATCTTCGGCCTCGCGCTGGTCGCCCTGGGCTGTCTCACGCTCGTCGTGGGGGCGGTGCAGTTCTTCCGCAACCGCAGGATGATCATGGCCGGCGTGTTCGAGCCGAGGTCGACTCCTTACATGATCGTCGTGGCCGGCAGCCTGCTGCTGGCCGCCGCGTTCGTCCTCTACTCGGTATCGTGA
- a CDS encoding SulP family inorganic anion transporter, whose product MTLLERLVPAYGWLRHYRREDLFKDLAAAVVITAMLVPQGMAYALLAGLPASYGLYASTVPAIVYALFGTSRHMPVGPPALMALLTFSSVSALAEPRTPEYISLALLLALMVGLLQFAIGLLRMGFVANFISHPVLRGFIYASAVVISLSQVEHFLGVPVSGQHSTVGVVLEHARSIGETNPWTLAVGLCSLAALVMLGRLFPRVPAALVVVSAATLAVYLLRLDERGVDIVGEVPGGLPGFSVPALDLEAARTLAASAVVVAFVGFIESISVAKAIAAREKYKIDSNQELRALGLANASAAFFSGFPVAGSFSRTAVQYQSGGRTQLASIATALMVLLVLLFLTPLFHYLPSAALAAVVLVAVYRLLDFEEAWRVFRISPVDGLALLITFLATLLVGVEQGILIGVLFTLLAFIRRTAYPRIAELGYVPEKDAFLGLESFPRARTVPKALVVRFDARLYFANVPFLEEWLLRRVAERPDLRWIFIDCRGVNDIDVTAIEGLEDLVSGYRSRGIEIVFTHMKLPVREQLEKAGWGAKFGRYHYQTTREAVRAVGLDIGGEALEPEHRAQGDAPSRNRDGLNER is encoded by the coding sequence GTGACACTGCTGGAGAGGCTGGTTCCGGCGTACGGGTGGTTGAGGCACTACAGGCGGGAAGACCTTTTCAAGGATCTTGCGGCGGCCGTGGTGATCACGGCCATGCTGGTACCGCAAGGGATGGCCTACGCTCTGCTGGCGGGGTTGCCGGCGAGCTACGGTCTGTACGCTTCGACCGTTCCGGCGATCGTCTATGCTCTGTTCGGCACCTCCCGTCACATGCCGGTCGGGCCTCCGGCGCTCATGGCGCTCCTCACCTTCAGCTCGGTCTCGGCGCTGGCGGAGCCCAGGACCCCCGAGTACATCTCGCTCGCGCTGCTCCTGGCGCTCATGGTGGGGCTGTTGCAGTTCGCCATAGGGCTGCTGCGGATGGGCTTCGTCGCCAACTTCATCTCCCATCCGGTGCTGAGGGGTTTCATCTACGCCTCGGCGGTCGTGATCTCGCTGAGCCAGGTGGAGCACTTCCTGGGCGTGCCCGTCTCGGGGCAGCACTCCACCGTCGGTGTCGTGCTGGAGCACGCCCGGAGCATCGGGGAGACCAACCCGTGGACGCTTGCCGTCGGTCTCTGCAGCCTCGCCGCGCTCGTGATGCTGGGGAGGCTGTTCCCCCGCGTCCCCGCGGCGCTGGTCGTCGTCTCCGCGGCCACGCTCGCCGTCTACCTGCTGCGGCTCGACGAGCGGGGCGTGGACATCGTGGGGGAGGTCCCTGGAGGGCTTCCGGGCTTCTCGGTGCCCGCCCTGGACCTCGAGGCGGCGAGGACCCTGGCAGCGTCCGCCGTGGTCGTCGCCTTCGTGGGGTTCATCGAGTCCATCTCGGTCGCCAAGGCCATAGCCGCCAGAGAGAAGTACAAGATCGACTCCAACCAGGAGCTGCGGGCGCTGGGGCTCGCCAATGCCTCTGCGGCGTTCTTCTCGGGGTTCCCCGTCGCCGGTTCCTTCTCCCGGACCGCCGTGCAGTACCAGTCCGGGGGGCGGACGCAGCTGGCCTCGATCGCCACCGCTCTGATGGTGCTCCTCGTGTTGCTGTTCCTGACGCCGCTCTTCCACTACCTGCCGAGCGCCGCGCTCGCTGCGGTCGTCCTGGTCGCCGTCTACCGGCTGCTAGACTTCGAGGAGGCGTGGAGGGTCTTCAGGATCAGTCCGGTGGACGGCCTTGCGCTCCTGATCACCTTTCTCGCGACGTTGTTGGTGGGGGTGGAGCAGGGGATCCTGATCGGGGTACTCTTCACGCTGCTGGCCTTCATAAGGCGTACGGCCTACCCGCGCATCGCCGAGCTCGGCTACGTCCCGGAGAAGGACGCTTTCCTGGGGCTGGAGAGCTTCCCCCGGGCCAGGACCGTCCCCAAGGCCCTCGTCGTTCGCTTCGACGCCCGGCTGTACTTCGCAAACGTCCCCTTTCTGGAGGAGTGGCTGCTGAGGAGGGTCGCCGAGAGGCCGGATCTGAGGTGGATCTTCATCGACTGCCGCGGGGTCAACGATATCGATGTGACCGCCATAGAGGGCCTCGAGGACCTGGTCTCCGGTTACAGGTCTCGCGGGATCGAGATCGTCTTTACGCACATGAAGCTGCCGGTGCGCGAGCAACTCGAGAAGGCCGGCTGGGGTGCGAAGTTCGGCAGATATCACTACCAGACCACCAGGGAGGCGGTGCGGGCCGTCGGCCTGGACATCGGCGGCGAGGCTTTGGAGCCGGAGCACCGGGCGCAGGGAGACGCTCCGTCCCGGAACAGGGACGGCCTGAATGAGAGATAG